In Cervus elaphus chromosome 5, mCerEla1.1, whole genome shotgun sequence, the following proteins share a genomic window:
- the LOC122694333 gene encoding elongation factor 1-beta-like, giving the protein MGFGDLKSPAGLQVLNDYLADKSYIEGYVPSQADVAVFEAVSGPPPADLCHALRWYNHIKSYEKEKASLPGVKKALGKYGPANVEDTTESGATDSKDDDDIDLFGSDDEEESEEAKRLREGRLAQYESKKAKKPALVAKSSILLDVKPWDDETDMAKLEECVRSIQADGLVWGSSKLVPVGYGIKKLQIQCVVEDDKVGTDMLEEQITAFDEYVQSMDVAAFNKI; this is encoded by the coding sequence ATGGGTTTTGGAGACTTGAAAAGCCCCGCTGGCCTCCAGGTGCTCAACGACTACTTGGCGGACAAGAGTTACATAGAGGGGTATGTGCCATCACAAGCAGATGTGGCAGTATTTGAAGCCGTCTCCGGCCCACCACCTGCCGACTTGTGTCATGCCCTCCGTTGGTATAATCACATCAAATCTTATGAGAAGGAAAAGGCCAGCCTGCCAGGAGTGAAGAAAGCTTTGGGCAAGTATGGTCCTGCTAATGTGGAAGACACCACAGAAAGTGGAGCTACAGATAGTAAAGATGATGATGACATTGATCTCTTTGGATCTGATGATGAGGAGGAAAGTGAAGAAGCCAAGAGGCTAAGAGAAGGACGCCTTGCCCAGTATGAGTCAAAGAAAGCCAAAAAACCAGCGCTTGTCGCCAAGTCTTCCATCTTATTAGACGTGAAACCTTGGGATGATGAGACCGATATGGCAAAACTAGAGGAGTGCGTCAGAAGCATTCAAGCAGACGGCTTGGTCTGGGGCTCTTCTAAACTAGTTCCAGTTGGGTATGGCATTAAAAAACTTCAAATACAGTGTGTAGTTGAAGACGACAAAGTTGGGACAGACATGCTGGAGGAGCAGATCACTGCTTTCGATGAGTATGTACAGTCTATGGATGTGGCTGCGTTCAACAAGATCTAA